In Mariluticola halotolerans, one DNA window encodes the following:
- the zapE gene encoding cell division protein ZapE — MSSPSTVSDAYLALAADGTLKIDAAQQEAAGLLDEIAAAVTALEQSNGGLAGFFKKRRAVPKGAYIWGEVGRGKSMLMDLFFDTVPITAKRRVHFHEFMDEMHAAIAVFRSENTDDRGARDPIPAVIKPILKTTRLLCFDEFHVSDIANAMLLQRLFEKLFAAGVVVVATSNVAPDRLYEDGLNRQLFLPFIDLLKSHVTVCELASAKDYRRDKLSGQAVFHFGAGGHAAMDEMWRRLAGGQKGTQSEIGSLGRKITVPRQAMGVARFDFADLCEKPLGARDYLKIANAFHSLVLDDVPQFDRTRSNAAKRFILLVDTLYDRGVKLAASFATPLDQLGADDKTAFEFQRCVSRLIEMQSDAYLSAPLRARENL, encoded by the coding sequence TTGAGTTCTCCGTCAACGGTTAGTGATGCCTATCTGGCCCTAGCGGCTGACGGGACACTCAAAATCGATGCCGCCCAGCAAGAGGCTGCGGGATTGCTCGACGAGATCGCAGCGGCCGTGACTGCGCTTGAACAGAGCAATGGCGGTCTGGCCGGCTTTTTCAAAAAGCGCAGGGCTGTGCCGAAAGGCGCCTATATCTGGGGCGAGGTGGGACGCGGCAAATCCATGCTGATGGATTTGTTTTTCGATACCGTGCCCATCACCGCCAAGCGGCGTGTGCATTTTCATGAGTTCATGGATGAAATGCATGCGGCGATTGCCGTGTTTCGGTCCGAGAACACGGATGACAGGGGCGCGCGCGACCCGATCCCTGCGGTGATCAAGCCCATCCTCAAGACCACGCGTCTATTGTGTTTTGACGAGTTTCACGTTTCCGACATTGCCAATGCCATGTTGTTGCAACGCTTGTTTGAAAAGCTGTTCGCGGCTGGCGTGGTGGTGGTTGCCACATCAAATGTCGCGCCAGACCGGCTTTATGAGGACGGGCTCAACCGGCAATTGTTCCTGCCGTTTATTGATCTGCTTAAATCCCATGTGACGGTCTGCGAACTGGCCTCGGCCAAGGACTATCGCCGGGACAAGCTGAGTGGTCAGGCAGTATTTCACTTTGGTGCCGGTGGTCATGCGGCAATGGATGAGATGTGGCGACGGCTGGCCGGTGGGCAGAAGGGGACCCAATCAGAGATCGGCTCGTTGGGCCGAAAAATCACAGTACCGCGTCAGGCGATGGGTGTTGCCCGGTTCGATTTTGCGGATTTATGCGAAAAGCCGCTCGGCGCGCGCGATTATCTGAAAATTGCCAATGCCTTTCACTCTTTGGTGCTGGATGACGTGCCGCAATTTGACCGGACACGCTCGAACGCTGCCAAGCGGTTCATTCTTTTGGTGGACACGCTCTATGATCGCGGGGTGAAGCTTGCCGCCAGTTTTGCAACCCCACTCGACCAGCTGGGTGCCGATGACAAGACGGCCTTCGAGTTTCAGCGTTGCGTGTCCCGTCTGATCGAAATGCAGTCCGATGCGTATCTTTCCGCGCCGCTGCGCGCACGGGAAAACCTATAG
- the mdh gene encoding malate dehydrogenase — MARKKIALIGAGQIGGTLAHLAALKDLGDIVLFDIVDGVPQGKALDLSQSGAVEGFDAKIKGTSEYKDIAGADVIVVTAGVPRKPGMSRDDLLEINLKVMEQVGAGIAKYAPDAFVICITNPLDAMVWALQRFSGLPTNRVVGMAGVLDSSRFSHFIADELNVSIEDVTTFVLGGHGDTMVPLPRYSTVAGVPLTDLVKMGWLTKERLDEIVQRTRDGGAEIVGLLKTGSAFYAPAASAIDMAESYLKDKKRVMPCAAFLKGEFGVKGMYCGVPMVIGAGGAEKVVEISLNSAEQKAFNKSVAAVEGLVEACKKIAPKLA, encoded by the coding sequence ATGGCGCGCAAGAAAATCGCTCTGATCGGGGCGGGACAGATTGGTGGAACGCTGGCACATCTCGCCGCGCTCAAAGACCTCGGTGACATCGTGTTGTTCGACATTGTCGACGGTGTGCCGCAGGGCAAGGCACTGGACCTCAGCCAGTCTGGCGCGGTCGAGGGCTTTGACGCCAAGATCAAAGGTACTTCCGAATATAAAGATATTGCCGGTGCTGACGTGATCGTCGTAACCGCCGGTGTGCCGCGCAAGCCGGGCATGAGCCGTGATGACCTGCTTGAAATCAACCTTAAAGTCATGGAACAGGTTGGCGCAGGCATTGCGAAATATGCACCTGACGCTTTCGTGATCTGCATTACCAACCCGCTCGATGCCATGGTCTGGGCGCTGCAGCGCTTTTCCGGCCTGCCGACCAACCGGGTCGTGGGCATGGCGGGCGTGCTCGACAGCTCGCGTTTCAGCCATTTCATTGCTGACGAACTCAATGTCTCGATCGAAGACGTGACCACGTTCGTGCTTGGCGGGCATGGCGATACCATGGTGCCGCTGCCGCGCTATTCGACGGTTGCAGGTGTGCCCCTTACCGATCTGGTGAAAATGGGCTGGCTGACTAAAGAGCGTCTCGACGAGATCGTTCAACGCACCCGTGATGGCGGTGCCGAGATTGTCGGCCTTTTGAAAACCGGCTCGGCTTTCTATGCACCTGCAGCTTCGGCCATCGATATGGCGGAAAGCTATCTCAAGGACAAGAAGCGGGTCATGCCGTGCGCGGCCTTCCTCAAGGGTGAATTTGGCGTCAAGGGCATGTATTGCGGTGTGCCGATGGTTATCGGTGCTGGCGGCGCGGAGAAGGTTGTTGAAATCAGCCTCAACAGTGCCGAGCAGAAGGCGTTCAACAAGTCGGTTGCGGCTGTTGAGGGTCTTGTGGAAGCGTGCAAGAAGATCGCGCCGAAGCTGGCATAA
- the sucC gene encoding ADP-forming succinate--CoA ligase subunit beta, whose amino-acid sequence MNIHEHQAKALLKEYGAPVAEGVAIFSADEAEAAAKSLPGPLYVVKSQIHAGGRGKGKFTELGPDAKGGVRLAKSVDEVVANVKEMLGNTLVTKQTGPAGKQVNRLYIEDGADIESELYLSILVDRETGRVAFVASTEGGMDIEAVAEETPEKIHTIVIDPDTGVTDADIVKLSDAFGLSGEARVDGGTLFPILYNAFVEKDMSLLEINPLIVMTDGHLRVLDAKVSFDGNAMFRHPDIAELRDLSEEDEKEIEASKWDLAYVALDGNIGCMVNGAGLAMSTMDIIKLYGEEPANFLDVGGGATAEKVTAAFKIITADPAVKGILVNIFGGIMRCDVIAEGVLKAVKEVGLEVPLVVRLEGTRVAEGQKMINESGLNVISANDLDDAAQKIVAAIKGA is encoded by the coding sequence ATGAACATTCACGAACACCAGGCCAAGGCGTTGCTGAAGGAATATGGCGCGCCGGTTGCCGAAGGCGTTGCCATTTTCTCCGCTGATGAGGCGGAAGCCGCCGCAAAATCGCTTCCCGGCCCCCTTTATGTGGTCAAGAGCCAGATCCATGCCGGTGGGCGTGGCAAAGGCAAGTTCACCGAGCTTGGCCCTGATGCCAAGGGCGGCGTTCGCCTCGCCAAGTCGGTTGACGAGGTTGTGGCCAACGTCAAGGAAATGCTCGGCAACACATTGGTGACCAAGCAGACCGGCCCCGCCGGCAAGCAGGTCAACCGTCTTTACATCGAAGATGGCGCCGATATCGAGAGCGAGCTTTACCTGTCGATTCTGGTTGATCGCGAAACGGGCCGTGTGGCCTTTGTCGCATCGACAGAAGGTGGCATGGACATTGAAGCGGTGGCCGAAGAGACACCGGAGAAGATCCATACCATTGTGATCGATCCCGATACGGGCGTCACCGACGCGGATATCGTCAAGCTCTCGGATGCTTTCGGGCTTTCGGGCGAAGCGCGGGTCGATGGCGGCACGCTGTTCCCGATCCTTTACAATGCCTTTGTCGAAAAAGACATGAGCCTTCTCGAGATCAACCCGCTGATCGTGATGACCGATGGTCATTTGCGGGTGCTCGATGCCAAGGTGTCGTTCGATGGCAATGCCATGTTCCGGCATCCCGATATCGCCGAACTGCGCGATCTGAGCGAAGAGGACGAAAAGGAAATCGAGGCGTCCAAATGGGACCTCGCCTATGTCGCTCTCGACGGGAATATCGGCTGCATGGTCAATGGCGCTGGTCTGGCGATGTCCACCATGGACATTATCAAGCTTTATGGCGAAGAGCCGGCCAACTTCCTTGATGTTGGTGGCGGTGCCACGGCGGAAAAGGTTACGGCCGCGTTCAAGATCATCACAGCCGATCCGGCGGTCAAAGGCATTCTGGTCAATATCTTTGGCGGCATCATGCGCTGCGATGTGATTGCAGAAGGCGTGCTGAAGGCGGTCAAAGAAGTTGGTCTCGAAGTGCCGCTGGTTGTGCGGCTTGAAGGCACGCGTGTCGCCGAAGGCCAGAAGATGATCAATGAGAGCGGACTTAATGTGATTTCTGCCAACGATCTCGACGATGCGGCGCAGAAAATTGTCGCTGCGATAAAGGGAGCCTGA
- the sucD gene encoding succinate--CoA ligase subunit alpha has product MSILVNKDTKVLVQGLTGKTGTFHTEQALAYFGTQMVGGTHPKKGGEKWTSSLDGTELPIFTTVAEGREATNANASVIYVPPAGAAAAIMEAIDAEIPLIICITEGVPVLDMVKVKARLEKSNSRLIGPNCPGVLTPEECKIGIMPGNIFSKGSVGIVSRSGTLTYEAVFQTTNEGLGQTTAVGIGGDPVKGTEFIDVLEMFLADDATKSMVMIGEIGGSAEEDAAQFLIDEAKRGRKKPMAGFIAGLTAPKGRTMGHAGAVISGGKGGAEDKIAAMEAAGIKVSKSPAQIGRTLVEVLKG; this is encoded by the coding sequence ATGTCCATTCTCGTTAACAAGGACACAAAGGTTCTCGTGCAGGGCCTGACCGGCAAGACCGGTACATTCCACACCGAGCAGGCGCTGGCTTATTTCGGCACCCAGATGGTGGGTGGTACGCATCCGAAAAAGGGTGGTGAAAAATGGACTAGCAGCCTCGATGGCACTGAATTGCCGATTTTCACCACTGTGGCCGAGGGCCGCGAGGCGACCAATGCCAATGCCAGCGTGATCTATGTGCCGCCCGCAGGGGCTGCCGCTGCGATCATGGAGGCGATTGACGCGGAAATCCCGTTGATCATCTGCATTACCGAAGGTGTGCCGGTTCTCGATATGGTCAAGGTCAAGGCGCGGCTGGAGAAATCCAACTCGCGGCTGATCGGGCCGAACTGCCCAGGTGTGCTCACGCCTGAAGAATGCAAGATCGGCATTATGCCGGGCAACATCTTTTCCAAGGGTTCCGTGGGTATTGTTTCGCGCTCAGGCACGCTTACCTATGAAGCAGTGTTTCAAACGACGAATGAAGGTCTTGGCCAGACCACTGCGGTGGGTATTGGCGGCGATCCGGTCAAGGGTACTGAATTCATCGACGTTTTGGAGATGTTCCTGGCGGATGATGCGACAAAATCCATGGTGATGATCGGCGAAATCGGTGGTTCGGCGGAAGAAGATGCGGCACAGTTCCTCATCGACGAAGCCAAGCGCGGCCGCAAAAAGCCGATGGCTGGATTTATTGCAGGCTTGACCGCTCCGAAAGGGCGGACTATGGGCCACGCAGGCGCAGTAATTTCCGGTGGCAAAGGCGGTGCCGAGGACAAGATTGCGGCGATGGAAGCTGCTGGCATAAAGGTTTCGAAATCACCGGCCCAGATCGGTCGGACACTGGTCGAAGTCTTGAAAGGCTAA